A genomic window from Vigna radiata var. radiata cultivar VC1973A chromosome 2, Vradiata_ver6, whole genome shotgun sequence includes:
- the LOC106756314 gene encoding uncharacterized protein At5g41620, whose product MPCPYPESSCESRTPGIIGYLKLLHTILITMPSCHNTNNNLNLKEGLTQNHSKTRKRGCSSSSSSSLVRRYRFKRAILVGKKGGSSTPVPMWKTKTTSPSLPTHHTKSLHSSASMLPSSKDRELSVSARKLAATLWEINDLPPSRVKKEFEVDQMRGSKEKGRGREKSSGLSRSGFLRSQMSDPSHSPASERMKGLEGDSCKRRVSGFSHQLLSGDYYLDALDAHSNANLIEEVENQLKSEKNRGKRTGGVKNRLKEARSGLSTSKKLLKVLNQMCLREQQASSMPLVLALGSELDRVCHQIDQLIQEQRSNQNDMEYVMKHFGEEKAVWKRRERERVHDAIKHVAEELAVEKKLRRQTERLNKKIAKEMASVKASHLKTSKELEREKRAKEILEQICDELARGIGEDRAQVEELKRESAKVREEVEKEREMLQLADLLREERVQMKLSEAKYQFEEKNAFLEKLRNELEDYVRTKDGQNEDVSPDCKNIKDLESYFNNVCRGFQNAEKEDDSDVENDVGQGRDDDSDDSDLHSIELNMDDASKGYKWSFASENDGQDKRFSIEKESIGRKSFSEKIQWGSICFNKGTSSGRKRDFSINIQEVSDHFDPDRSIEFLSQARIQDDNDETQSKRSIKGLQDSISCANSDKITGRLLTLQCAGGEAGEKGLAQEDDNLKQEIAGEKS is encoded by the exons ATGCCATGCCCTTATCCCGAATCCTCATGTGAATCTCGCACACCCGGGATTATCGGGTACCTCAAACTCCTTCATACAATTCTCATCACCATGCCCTCCTGTCATAACACCAACAACAACCTCAACCTCAAAGAAGGTCTCACACAGAACCACAGCAAGACTAGGAAACGAGGTtgctcctcctcctcttcctcgtctCTTGTCAGAAGGTACCGTTTCAAGAGGGCCATTTTGGTTGGGAAGAAAGGAGGGTCCAGCACCCCAGTTCCCATGTGGAAGACCAAAACAACTTCTCCTTCTCTTCCTACACACCACACCAAGTCTTTGCATTCTTCTGCCTCCATGTTACCCTCCTCCAAGGACAGGGAGCTTTCTGTGTCAGCCAGGAAACTCGCTGCTACACTCTGGGAAATCAATGATTTGCCTCCTTCCCGGGTCAAGAAGGAGTTCGAGGTTGATCAAATGAGAGGCTCCAAGGAGAAGGGTAGAGGCAGAGAGAAAAGTTCGGGGTTGTCCAGATCGGGCTTTTTGCGGTCACAGATGTCAGATCCATCGCATAGTCCTGCCTCTGAG AGGATGAAGGGTCTTGAAGGGGATAGCTGCAAAAGAAGAGTGTCGGGGTTTTCTCATCAGCTTCTGTCGGGTGATTACTATTTGGATGCTCTGGATGCTCACAGCAATGCAAATTTAATTGAG GAGGTGGAAAATCAGTTAAAAAGCGAGAAGAATCGTGGCAAACGCACTGGTGGTGTTAAGAACCGTCTGAAGGAAGCTAGAAGTGGATTATCTACCTCGAAGAAGCTTCTGAAGGTGTTAAATCAAATGTGCCTTAGAGAGCAGCAAGCATCAAGCATGCCCCTTGTCTTGGCTCTGGGGAGTGAGCTTGATCGAGTGTGCCACCAAATTGATCAACTGATCCAAGAACAGCGTTCAAACCAGAACGATATGGAGTATGTCATGAAGCATTTTGGAGAAGAGAAGGCTGTTTGGAAAAGAAGAGAACGAGAAAGGGTTCATGATGCCATAAAACATGTGGCAGAGGAGCTTGCGGTGGAGAAGAAGTTGAGAAGGCAAACTGAACGGTTGAACAAGAAGATTGCTAAAGAGATGGCCAGTGTAAAAGCTTCCCATTTGAAAACATCCAAAGAGCTTGAAAGGGAGAAGCGTGCAAAGGAGATTCTGGAGCAAATTTGTGATGAACTGGCTAGAGGCATTGGGGAAGATAGAGCACAGGTGGAGGAACTGAAAAGGGAGTCGGCTAAAGTTCGCGAGGAGGTGGAGAAGGAAAGGGAAATGCTTCAGTTAGCTGATCTCTTACGCGAAGAGAGAGTCCAGATGAAGCTTTCAGAGGCTAAGTATCAGTTTGAGGAGAAGAATGCTTTCCTGGAAAAGCTGAGGAATGAGCTTGAGGACTATGTGAGGACCAAAGATGGACAAAATGAAGATGTTTCTCCAGACTGTAAAAATATCAAGGATCTTGAGTCTTATTTCAACAATGTCTGTAGGGGATTCCAGAATGCAGAGAAAGAGGATGATTCAGATGTTGAAAACGATGTAGGACAAGGAAGagatgatgactcagatgacaGTGATCTCCATTCAATTGAGTTGAACATGGATGATGCCAGCAAAGGCTACAAGTGGAGTTTTGCAAGTGAAAATGATGGTCAAGACAAGAgattttcaattgaaaaagaaagtataGGGAGAAAGTCTTTCTCTGAGAAAATTCAGTGGGGAAGTATTTGCTTCAACAAGGGAACTTCAAGTGGTAGGAAGAGGGATTTTTCCATAAATATTCAAGAAGTTTCTGATCATTTTGATCCAGATAGGTCGATTGAATTTCTCTCACAAGCTCGGATACAAGATGATAATGATGAAACTCAAAGCAAAAGGTCAATCAAGGGGCTCCAAGACTCTATCTCATGTGCTAATTCTGATAAGATAACTGGTAGACTATTAACTTTGCAGTGTGCTGGTGGAGAAGCTGGGGAAAAAGGTCTTGCCCAGGAGGATGACAATTTGAAGCAAGAAATTGCAGGAGAAAAGTCTTGA
- the LOC106754761 gene encoding photosystem I subunit O — MTTSMATVAGLGGATLGSAASRLTSGFVRAPVSARNPLRQRVAMGNGGRVTCFERNWLRTDYSVIGFGLIGWLAPSSIPAIDGKSLTGLFFDSIGAELAHFPTPPAVTSQFWLWLVTWHLGLFLVLTFGQIGFKGRTEDYF, encoded by the exons ATGACAACCTCCATGGCGACCGTCGCAGGATTGGGTGGCGCAACACTGGGCTCCGCCGCATCTCGTCTGACCTCCG GGTTCGTGAGAGCTCCTGTGAGTGCTAGGAATCCCTTGAGGCAACGTGTGGCAATGGGAAATGGTGGGAGGGTGACATG TTTCGAGAGGAATTGGCTGCGGACAGATTACAGTGTGATCGGGTTCGGGTTGATCGGATGGCTAGCACCTTCCAGCATACCGGCCATCGACGGTAAAAGTCTGACTGGCCTCTTCTTCGACAGCATTGGAGCTGAGCTTGCTCACTTCCCCACTCCACCTGCCGTTACTTCCCAGTTCTG GTTATGGCTGGTTACATGGCACCTTGGGTTGTTCCTGGTTCTCACTTTTGGGCAAATTGGTTTCAAGGGAAGGACTGAAGACTACTTTTGA
- the LOC106755881 gene encoding F-box protein At2g27310, with amino-acid sequence MSDTTSPPSEKTQNTSILAALHSDIIHVHILTRLDAATLASAASVSSLMHRLCTQEDLWRQICTATWPSLRDPIARRVISTIPGGHRSIYSDAFPSLHHFSLHPARPPPPPPEELISAVDIYYQGRPVFSRVKRIETQKDWFLSSPLWVDALEPNEMIPTTIKFTRKEEKWLKQLEESLSVSWIMVDPTGKRAANVSSRRAVLARRHWLTREVEVLYAAEMARERVQCVVKVTCGGKVGGEVHVREVNLVMKDREGRQLSGKEGVAILQRGMECGVRKRLDDVREKERFQKFTCLMKESRERKFRMEKARDFLSTLFAFLACLFFCFLAGF; translated from the exons ATGTCCGATACTACTTCGCCACCGTCGGAAAAAACCCAAAACACTTCAATCCTCGCCGCGCTCCACTCCGACATCATCCACGTGCACATCCTCACGCGCCTCGACGCCGCCACGCTGGCATCCGCTGCGTCCGTATCCTCCCTCATGCACCGCCTCTGCACACAAGAGGATCTCTGGCGCCAAATCTGCACCGCCACGTGGCCTTCCTTGCGGGACCCCATCGCCCGCCGCGTCATCTCCACCATCCCCGGCGGCCACCGCTCCATCTACTCCGATGCCTTCCCTTCCCTCCATCATTTCTCTCTGCATCCCGCCCGCCCGCCGCCTCCACCGCCAGAGGAGCTTATCTCCGCCGTGGACATATACTATCAGGGAAGGCCGGTGTTCTCGCGCGTGAAACGCATCGAAACGCAGAAAGACTGGTTCCTCTCCTCGCCGCTGTGGGTGGACGCTCTAGAGCCCAACGAG ATGATTCCCACGACGATAAAGTTCACGAGGAAGGAAGAGAAGTGGTTGAAGCAGTTGGAGGAGAGTCTGAGCGTGAGCTGGATTATGGTGGATCCTACAGGGAAGCGTGCGGCGAACGTTTCGAGCCGGAGGGCGGTATTGGCGAGGCGGCACTGGCTGACACGGGAGGTGGAGGTGTTGTACGCAGCGGAGATGGCGAGGGAAAGGGTGCAGTGCGTGGTGAAGGTCACGTGCGGCGGGAAGGTGGGAGGGGAAGTGCACGTGAGGGAGGTGAATCTGGTTATGAAGGACAGAGAGGGGCGGCAGCTGAGTGGGAAGGAGGGTGTGGCGATTCTGCAGAGAGGCATGGAGTGTGGAGTGAGGAAGAGATTGGATGATGTGAGGGAGAAGGAGAGGTTTCAGAAGTTCACGTGCTTGATGAAGGAGAGCAGAGAAAGGAAGTTTAGAATGGAGAAGGCACGTGATTTTCTTTCAACACTCTTCGCTTTCCTTGCTTGtctcttcttttgctttctcgCTGGATTCTGA